tccatggacccATTCAATTTGAGTGACCAGTCAAAccggctaataactataagaactcgataataaatataataactttaatagtggtgggttgtgatttccaccagaataaccaaaaaaaaaaaaaaatcacgttaCCCCAAGATATTCTTCACAGACCGCTGAGGTtccctggaccccactttgagaaccactacTGTAAAGAATTATGATGtacttttatttctatatacGATAAAATGTTTTAGCTTTTGTGGCTGTTTGTAGAAACCCAACTAATATATAGACTTTAATTTTCATCATTAAGTCATTTAAGACTTTAGTGGCTTCACTAGTGCTTAGAACCTTAAAGTGTTCTGTCAGGCTCTATATGTTTCAAAATCTGTTTCTCCTTATTGCCTGACAAAATCCCTCTGCCATAATAGCTCTTCGGAACATATATATGTTCTTTCAGATGTGAAGGAGAATATGAACCATGgctttacaaatacaaattctaCAGTAAACAGGCACTGatcactaaaaaaataataatcagatcATTTAATAGACATGAAAATCAAAAGAGTCTCATTCAGGAGCAAATCTGTCAGTATTGAGACATTAGGCGTGCTGTCTTTACGCTGAACTCAGCCTCAGGTAACATCAAAATCTCATTAACAGCAGCTTTAGCTCAAACTGGTTGTGTACgtttatactgtacaatatGTCTCATAAATGTACTTTACATATATCGTATATGCTGTATATGCCGGTGTGTTGTATgtatgttttgtcttttcaatttatttattctgttcttcttctccttttcaggaagtttttaaatagaaaactgTTAATATGGAcaaatttgtaatcattttacTCTTAATTCCTGTTTATGGGGGAAAAGTGCAAAAAGTCAAAGTACAAAAAATCACAGGAAAAGGAGAACTTTCTGACAtatcatccatctgtctgtatgTCATGGGAATTTTACTTACCAAAAACTtacctttctgtctgtctctgtttccaGGGTAACCAGTCGTCAGGGGAGGATATGGAAATCTCTGATGATGAGATGCCAGGCACGCCCATCTCCAGCGACTGCGCTAAGGGCATTGTGGTGAACTCGGCCGTGTCTCCGATAACCCCTCAGTCCATGCCGCTCCCACCTCCTGGCTTCCCTCCTCTGCCCCCTCCACAGCCTGCGTACGCCATGCACTTACCCCCCCATCTCCCTGCTCCACCTCCAATGCTGCCCCCAATGCCCCCGTACCCACCAGGCATGATGGCCATGGTGCCTGTGGAGCTGATGAGCTGTTTGCCGCAGTGGGGCAGTGTGCACATGTCATTCCAGATGCAGACGCAGATGCTGAGCCGCATGGCACAGAGCCAGCGTGCTTACCCTTACCCACAGTTCCTAGGGGGAACGACAACTGCAAGCACGGGTGCTATGCAGTTCGGCGGTCCCTACCAGCCCTTGTCCATGGTGGGCACTCCCAGTGGTGGACACGGGCAGCCCTGGCCTTTACCCACCATGCCCAAGTTTAACCCGTCGGTGCCACCACCTGGCTATGAGCCGAAGAAAGAAGACCCGCACAAAGCCACGGTGGACGGCGTGCTCATGGTCATTGTCAAAGAGCTGAAGGCCATCATGAAGAGAGACCTCAACCGCAAGATGGTGGAAGTGGTGGCCTTCAGGGCCTTTGACGAGTGGTGGGAGAGGAAGGAACGCTCTGCCAAGGTGGGCATTCTATCACCAATCCtcaaagaaatattttacatattttatagtgCATGATAGGAAAGGACGAAACACTCTGCTACAGTTTTTCATCacagaaaatgaatgtaaatatccCGATTTTCTTCTTTAATATATTCTATTTTCCAACCTATAAATAATTACTGAAATTAGTTCCtttatattaattcacttacattataactgctataaattcttctttcaccagcctctcttcttttttctcttttgaagttaatatatggaattaaaaaaaaaaacacaccttggcatgtaaaaaaaaaaagaaaagaaaagaaagaaagtaaggtTGTCCTTGGTTCTTTCCTGTGGATGTAAattactgttacaaaatgctgacactggagactccttccataaatgtgaggttaacttctccttacagaaaacttcaccatatcagtgatttttattaaataaacaaaatcattaaataaatttttgttagatttttttggttaaataacaacacatccatttattggtttattattagtcttggaTTATGTGAAGcctctgccatacaagtcccttgtttctatagaaacaatgtcatattagaataagtgcattaatgaCAGTTTGAGTTatagccagcactactgtctgagccatgctgttaaaaagaatgcacaccttctgaccgatCAGATTCAGGAATACAACCGCACTGTGACAGCACGGCTCAGAGAGTACTTCCACCTGTAACACGAGCGATAGGTTataaatgtgcttgttctaatatgtcattgtttctatagtaacagcttatatACAGGAATTTGCATGGCTCCAAATCCTCCATGTAATCTAacctaataattaaaaaaaaaaaaaacttgttttttgACAAAGTAAAATGTAGAATTTTTGATGTGGTGACAGTTTTTGTTAGAAGACATGTATTTATAgatatttgtattttgtaagtATTTgtaggacagaggagtttacagtttctttaaaaatgataagctgtgttgtttgagagagagagagagagagagagagagagattggtgaAGAATGACTAttgttgctataacataagtgagaacaggaactaacttatctctcagacattccacaacattaaatctaactataaaccattaaaatgtgccACGTGttgtttgttaattaattaaacgttgtagtgttggcaaattgttgagGTATAAGTGGAACACACTCCAGACGGCacgttatatgaaaataaagcacttcaTGGGGTAGCTCCACTTCCCATCGTGCCGCATCACACCCCccttatttttgtataacagcatggtctgtcgTGTGTTACATTCTTATATACGTAAGGAATATAATAAACTCAAAACTTCATAAACTTGATGAGTTACTgcataaaaaatgaatttaggAATTTAGAATGCAGACACAAGAACTTTTTAAATGATGCTACCTCATAAACAAATGGATTAGGTGTGTATGGATTAATCACTAGatggatgtttattttttgttggaTATTGTATGCACTGTTCCTTGTTATCtcatctctgtctatctctttctttctttctttctttcgttcttgtGTTTCAGGCGACGTCCACCCCAGTGAAGACAGGTGAGGGTAAGGAGGACGATAAGGAGCGAGTGAAACCGAAAGAGATGTTGTCATCCAGTCTGTTGGAGACGTGGGGTAAAGGCGAGGGTCTCGGCTATGAGGGCATGGGTCTGGGGATCGGCCTGCGAGGTGCCATCCGCCTTCCGTCCTTCAAGGTATGGATCATCCAGTGTGTGTACCACATGCAAATGTTGTCATATGGAGAATAAAGCAAGTGAAAGGTCATAGAGAACACACTCTTATACCTGTTAGTTCATGGCCGATTCGGTTATAGTAGTGCCGTTAAACAGGTAAACATCAGGTGCTCAGCAGGATTATAGCAGAGATTTTCTCAAATTTCATGTGAGATAGCAAAATACTGAAGTTTAGCTTTAAGAAAAGTGTTCCGCTGCTTTGTTCTGAAACATATTGTGcatttactctgtgtgtgtgtgtgtgtgtgtgtgtgtgtgtgtgtgtgtgtgtgtcttctagGTGAAGAGGAAAGAGCCTCCGGACCCAGTCTCCACAGGAGAGAGTAAGAGAGCTCGGCCGTCCACGCCTGTAGACGATGAGCTGGAGGATGAAGGTGAGAGTGACGTCATTCTGTAGCACAGCTCACTTCACCCTGTTATTGCAAACACTATCTCGAAATTTCCTTCATATTCTTATTACCATTAATATATACCCACTGTTGTccccagatgagctggtttttgagtatttcataaactgaaatctcctgggattttcgcATACAActgtctttagagtttacacagaatgatgcgaaaGATAAAAACAGCCAGTGAGCGGCAGTcctgcaggcagaaacaccttaTTGAtgtctgaggctacagtaggcccaggctcactgaaactggacagttgaagatttgCCTGGTAATAATAACAGAGGTGTTCAGTATGTGCTGatcaagtgtgtgtttttagagtCAGAGAGAGCAGACGCCCCCTCAGACGGCACCCGAGTGGATGATGCATCCTTTACCAAGCGAAGGCACGCCCGTCCTGTGGAGCTGGACAgtgaaggagaggaggaagaggatgaggaagaggaggagacagGCAGGGAGGAGTCGTCTGTGTCCGATCGAGAGGATGAGGCTGATGTAGATGTCTCTGAGAGACTGTCCTCTAGCAAGGTGAGAACCTTCAGAGTCAAAGGTCTATTTAGAAACATAATATACCAGTAGCTCTATATTCAGTCATCCttcccaaaccacatactaccacctacagtcccctctgaaagtattgcaAAGGCAAGACCACTagtattgtttttgctatacactgaagacatttgggtttgagatcaaaggatgcacgatagatcagaatttcagctttcatttcctgatatacagttgaggtcaaaagtttacatccccctttcagaatctgcaaaatgtttattattttaccaaaataagagggatcatacaaaatgcatgttattgtttatttagtgctgacctgaataagatatttcacataaaagatgtttacatatagtccacaagagaaaataatagatgaatttataaaaatgaccccgtccAAAggttacatccccttgattcttaatactgtgttgttacctgaatgatccacagctgtgtttttttgtttactgatagttgttcaagagtcccttgtttgtcctgaacagttaaactgcctgctgttcttcagaaaaatccttcaggtcccacaaattctttggttttccagcattttttgtgtatttgaaccctttccgaCAAtgactgatgctccagaaggaaaaaccatgcattaagagccggggggtgaaaacttttgaacagaatggagatgtgtacatttttcttattttgcctaaatatcgtattatttcatttagtactgcccttcagaggctacagaagatagttacatgtttcccagaagacaaaataagttaaatttaccctgatcttcaaattcaaaaagttttcaccccccggctcttaatgcatggtttttccttctggagcatcagtgtgcgtttaaaccttctgtaatagttgcatatgagtccctcagttgtcctcagtgtgaaaagatggatctcaaaatcatacagtcattgttggaaagggttcaaatacacaaaaaatgctggaaaaccaaagaatttgtgggacctgaaggatttttctgaagaacagcaggcagtttaactgttcaggacaaacaagggactcttgaacaactatcagtaaacaaaaaaacacagctgtggatcattcaggtaacaacacagtattaagaatcaaggggatgtaaacttttgaacggggtcatttttataaattcaactattattttctcttgtggactatatgtaaacatctttcatgtgaaatatcttattcaggtcagcactaaataaacaataacatgcattttgtatgatccctcttattttggtaaaattataaacattttgcagattctgaaaggggtatgtaaacttttgacctcaactgtgtatatatatatatatatatatatatatatatatagctctgaatgtctattcttggtttgagccctgtgttttgcctgtgaagactgtatttgttaaaaaggataaaccaatatgaagaccagagagctgtttaTGGGAGAAAATTAAgctattttgaagctgagaaaagagagaaaatcgatcagagccattgcacaagcattgggcatagccagtacaacagTGTGGAATGTTTTTTGACAacttgatctcaaacccaaatctcttcagtgtatagcaaaaacaaaagaattggctgCGCTGTTCCAATACTTCCGGAGGGGACTGTAGAACTAATATTAACAATACGATTACCTGTAGAGCATACTGTTTAAGAGCTGCAAGGAAGCTTTCTTGGTTACAGTGACAATTGGCCACTGCTTGTGGCTGCATCTCAAACTGCATATTACTCTACTAAATAGGTGACATACTGTTTAGTACTGTACTATGGGGATTGGGACACAACTCAtgcctctgtttctctcagtgtCTGATCTGCTTGTTGCCAATTTGCAGGAGGCAGAAAAGgataatgatgatgacgatgaagATGGGAGCCAGtctgagagtgagagcagtTCTTCTGACTCGTCTGATGAAGGTACAGTGTGAGAGTGTTAATGAAGAGTTCATTGCTCCTGTTATTTAATATTCCGAAGAAGATTCTtgaaaattgttattttttggtTCATAAAAAATGGTGAATTTTTTTCAGTGGGTGTGTGATCCGTATCCGTGAATATACATTAGGGCTAACACTGGAAAATAGCTGAGGGGCATTTTTTTAGTTCTAGTTCATATGCTGTTGAAAGGCACTGTACAAACAAAATGTACTTCATTCTTGCGTCTCTGATCAGGAGCCACCAGCTCATCGTCTTCGCAGTCCGACTCTGACTCCTCCGAGAGTGACAGCTCCTCCGAGTACGAGTCCAGCTCAGATGAGAgagaggacgaggaggaggaggaggagaaggagaaaaaagcaCACGAGGTCGCCATGGATACAGAAGATGAAGATAAGGAAGTAGTGCCGTCGTCATCGTCGTCTTCCTCGTCCTCACCTTCGTCGTCCTctgaggacgaggaggaggcaGAGATGAAGGCTCCCAGCACACCTGCAGCTCCTGTGGAAGAGGAGAGTGAGGTGGTACGGCTTGAGGCAGAGGAGGCAGTGCACGCCGTCACTGCCGCTCAGGACAATCTGCGGCGGCTGTCACCTAAAGGAATCAAAGGTTATCATTACGTTCACATCTGTGCATTTACCAGACACTCAAAGCTGAAGGGTCTTgggattaataataatagtaataataataataataacaacaacaacaacaacaacaataataacatctACCATAACTCCTATTTAAGCACATATGTACATGTTAGCTTGTGGTATTTGCCAGGTTTCTATCTAGCTAGTAGTTTTTGTTAGCTAGGCCACCAGTTTGCAAAGAGTGTTTTGCTTTGCCATATTTTCCACAAGCCTCCACATATTAAATTCAgacttgtttcatttcacatttccaGCAGAAGAGTCGGACATTGATCTGGAGGTAAGGAAGATGGAACCCCACCTGGAGGGAGTGGGGACCCTGAGGCCTCCAACCCCACCTCatgcagaggaagaggaaataCCTCGAACTCCAGGTCGTGATGTCCCTGCCCCTTCAGAGGCAGACACACCCACTATTCACCTGCCCCTTCCCCCTGCTCATTCTGTCCTCCCGCCCCCACGCCTCTCGAGCGACGAGGATATTCCCCGCACCCCGGGCCGTGACCTCCCCCACCGTCTCAGCAAATCACAGAGCAGTGAAACAGCACCTGCTACACCTACCATACCTGCTACACCCAGCACACCCAGTGAAGCCCCACCCACAGGAAGTAGCTTGTCCCTTAGTAGCCCGTTCCCTTACCCATTGCCCAGTACGGGCATCCCTCCCACACCTGGCCGGGATCTGAACTTTACCCCAGTTTTCCCAGACTCCCCTGCTGCCCTTCCTCTTCACAGGAAGTCCTCATCTGAAAAGCCGCTGTTCAAAGAACCTGGCAGTGccacttcctgttcctcttCCCCACTTCCTGTTGTTCCAGCTTCCTGTTTAGATGCTGCTACTGTGCCAACTAATCAGCACGTTCCCCTTATAGAACTTTCTGTGCCCGATGATTCTGCTTCCGGAAAGAAGAAACCAGGCCGACCCAGAAAGCCCGCCGTTGTTGAACCTGAGGATGCCCAGGAGCCTCCTGAGGCAATGATGTTGCTTCCTCCAGACCTCCCGGTGAAGGACCTGTTACCTGAATGTGAAGCATTACCAGGAGTGCTTCGAGGGGCAGATGGCTCTGCAGCATTGGctcagaaggagaaggaggaaaaagCGGAAGAGAAACATGAGGAAATTAAACAGGACATAAAGGAGGAGGTGAAACAGACAGTTCCTTTTGAAGAGCCGCTACAGAAAACGCGAGGTCAGAGGCGGAGCTGGGAGGAGCTCCTCCTCTCCATGCACCTGCCTGTGAAGTCGCCACCACGGCGCAGCTTCCTGCCGCGGTCTGAGTTTGAGGAGATGACCATCCTGTATGACATCTGGAACGAAGGCATTGACGAGGAGGACGTACGCTATCTCAAAATCACCTATGAAAAGATGTTGCAGCAGGATAATGCCCATGACTGGCTCAACGACACACTCTGGGTTCCTCACCCTCATATCCTTTACTGCTAAACACTTCAGCATACTTACAacctgtagtgtagtgtgtccATTTAACAGCTTTGTGTAATTctagtcattattttatttgaaaactcTGTTTTCATCAACCTTAAAtacatgaaaatgtaattttggGATATTCAGGTGTTGTTTCTGAATTACTGCACAGGGTAAAAagaacacacacttcctgtatcTGTAGTTGTTTCCTTAACTGCACTTTCTGCACCTACCAGCAGTGGCAGTCTGCCTGGGGGCAAGAAAAAGCGGCGGGAGGATGGTATGCGTGATCATGTAACTGGCTGTGCACGTAGCGAGGGCTACTACAAAATCGACAAAAAGGACAAAGTGAAATACCTGAACAGCACTAGGTTACAGTCAGACGAGCCTGATAAAGACATGCAGGTGAGTTAATCGACTTGTTAAACTCACTGCATTAGTTACTGACCGATTCATTTCTTTCAAACGCCATTAAACGCCATTAGTGTACGTTAATGACTTTACTGATTTCTGTTGCCCAGGGCCGGATGATCCCGGCTCAGCCCCACGCCTCGACCCGAGCAGGCTCAGAGAGACGCTCTGAACAGCGCCGCCTGCTGTCCTCATTCAGCTGTGACAGTGACCTGCTCAAATTCAACCAGCTCAAGGTGAGAGTCCACtccccacacacagacagacacacgtGGGCACACACAACTAATTCAGTTATATATGcactttttacactttttaacacttttttacacatttcctcTTTAGTTCCGTAAGAAGAAGATCCGATTCTGTAAGAGTCACATCCATGACTGGGGTCTGTTTGCCATGGAACCTATCGCTGCTGACGAGATGGTTATTGAGTACGTTGGACAGAACATCAGACAGGTAAAAGCcataaaatgtgcaaattacACTATTTTAGCTCTTATTCAGAGAGTGATTGCAATAATTATgcaaagtttaatattttttgctaAATTACAGAGACTAAGATTTAGAATTTGGTTTAGGATTATGGTACAGGGTTCAGGTATAGGCATtagaagaagtgtgtgtgtagcagtggtAGAGGTGGTTAaatgaactctgtgtgtgtgtgtgtgtgtgtgtaggtgatcGCGGACATGAGAGAGAAGCGTTATGAGGAGGAAGGCATTGGCAGCAGCTACATGTTCCGTGTTGATCACGACACCATCATTGATGCTACAAAGTGTGGAAACTTCGCTCGCTTCATCAACCATAGCTGCAATGTGAGtctaatatatacacacacacacacacacacacactatgtggTTTCCATCGTAGTTCAAGAAACCTTTTATCTTCCACATTATAAATTCTTCATAGAAATGATTTGGTAACTATGGAAACCTGTGGTGATCtactctgcagtgtgtgattggCTGGAGGGCTTTTGATCATGTACTCTTCAGCAGAACAGCAGCTAATACTAATGTACCTGTTGATTATTGTGTGATCAGTGTTATAATCACAATATTTTCAGGGTATGTATTTTGTAGGGTCATGTATCTTCTTAAAGCATTCTGGAGGTCACAAGTTTATAATGTTGTTATTTGTGCACGGGTAGAAAGGCTACTAGTGATCACTGTAATGAGTGAAATAATTATTGCCACACAGGTTAACGCAGCATTTTAGAGTAAATTTGCCATCGTAGTGTTTTCCACCTGTGATAGGAATGGGATTTGAACAACATATTGCACACTGCTAGATGTGCTGAGTCTGATTATTATTTCCCAGGATGCACTTGCCTGATGCACAGTCTTTGATGCAACAGCCTAAATGGAGAGGAGTGCTTTGTGTAGAGAATTTGATTATCAGTGCCCTCTACTGGGGACTTCAGGGTATCTGACCAATTACCATATTTAGagtttagaattttttaaaagttagtttttatttttgtgttattttcagttatcgttcaaaattaatttttgcTTCAGTTATGGGTTTGTTGTGGCTTGATTAATATTAGCTCTGGGACTAAGACTAAAAGGTGTGGAgctattttgtgtgtgtcatgtttaGTGAggtataaatatacactatatggccaaaaggttgtggacacctgatcatcacacccatacctGCTTGCTGAACAGCCCATTCCATCAGTCACACCAGCTTTCAGACAAGTTCAAAAATTAGCCAGAGGAATTGCTTCCTTTGCTATGTTttctcattcacattcacatgcCAATATATCTATTAGGTCAGTAATTCTATCTAGTCATTCTGTCTAGTTGTCCCTACTCCAATGTGTGctttatgtttttctgtttccaaAATTTGTAACGTGATGCATTGTTCCATGCATTGCTGAGGGAGTTGCTATATATGAACAGTACCCCAGGCACATCAAAATCGAAGAATTCATTTCTGGAAATAGTAGCCATTTCAAATCTATGTTCTGCTCCCCGCCTTGCGGATTAGCCGTTTACTACTCCGTCAGTGTGTAAGGTCAACTTGTGCAGTTGCAGTCGCGTTTGCGTGCTTGCATAGAGTATGGATGGCCATGGCATTGTTtggatttgaacttgtgatctcctGACAATAGGGTGAACGCTGTTTTGTTGTGCCACTTGGTATCACCAAACTGCTTGGTTTTATGGTCATGTACAATTCTTAAGCTTTGTGTGGCCTGTAACAAGTCTGTCCAATCAGCTGAAATCATTGGTGCCTGCTGACATGCTGTTAATGtattgttttgtgtatgtgtgttccaCAGCCGAACTGCTATGCCAAGGTGATTACGGTGGAGTCTCAGAAGAAGATTGTAATCTACTCGCGCCAGCCAATCAACGTCAACGAGGAGATTACCTATGATTACAAGTTCCCCATCGAGGACGAGAAGATCCCTTGTCTGTGCGGAGCTGAGAACTGCAGGGGGACGCTCAACTAACGCTGTAGAGCGGCAAGAAGCAGGAAGGGTGTTGGGGGtaatacacacaccctccacCCTCCACTCTGCAGTTAGAGCAGCTATGTGTGTAGGgctttttatacaaataaatccaTCCAATGATTGTTTACGATTTACACACCGGTGCTCTTTAGACCACAACATGAATTTTCTACCACTCTTCCACTGAGAGAGAAGGACGGCCACCCCAGTCACCCTTCCCTTTCCAACGTCTACACACAAGTTATTGTGTATTAGGCAGGTCTTCGCCCATCCACTTGCTTCTTTCCTCTCTTTACAGactttatttctatactgtacGCTCTACACGGGCACAGGCCTGTCGGCCACTACATGCACACAAATTCAGACACACTACTCAAACTTCAGGCTCGCTCACACACGTCACATCACACTTCCGTCGTCTGCAAGTTTTCAACAGTGTTTTTTCCGTTTGCTTATTTAATGCCCTTTCAAGTCATAACAATGCTGTGTgttatgtatgtttgtgtgtgtgtgtgtgtgtgtgtgtgtgtgtgctgcctcCTGCTGGCTATCTACTTTAATTATCAGCCTTCAGAATTATagtaaggacatttttttttgtgcaacaaATTGCACAGATAgatggagaaggagagagagcgagagagacagaaagttgACCAGACAGCATCTTTCATGTTCAATCTGCATTAAGTATTTAACTCTATGATGTCGTGATAATATGGCA
This is a stretch of genomic DNA from Pangasianodon hypophthalmus isolate fPanHyp1 chromosome 17, fPanHyp1.pri, whole genome shotgun sequence. It encodes these proteins:
- the setd1ba gene encoding histone-lysine N-methyltransferase SETD1B-A isoform X1, with translation MSRPGERSRGDEDHGKRQSSSLANGGTENSSAEKRREHHWRSYKLIIDPALRKGSHKLYRYDGQHFNIPNPGIPPVDMVRDPRIGRLWTRYRETDLPVPKFKIDECYIGRVPPKEVTFARLNDNIREGFLTDMCQKYGEIEEVEILYNPKNKKHLGIAKVVFGSVKAAKDAVQNLHNTSVMGNIIHAELDPKGENRLRYVQRLINGSFTPLTVPVGDEEPCEVSPRSLAEVLLSSCEPLRRLSESGSTSTSTPLSMDTAYSSLRQDATPQSQTTPITPRPSGTPFSQDSAYSGRQATPTFQRSRRHETKFQDAYNRRPERHYVHGGYRGNAEKPNPPPEAPPPPVTPNFKPAFSPYQPPMPPVYPPAEPHFHQSDYRHPPPQAPPPTTPEFHPEPPPMPEEARPATPTSCPSPSPGTPTLEAERHSLDSRIEMLLKEKRTKLPFLSEGGDSDGEVRMEGSPISSSSSQLSPIPPSSAALRTARPPSTGLEDISPTPLPDSDDDEPIPGTASAMHHPQSTSPSNTHNVGGPHTPTDKVDTGNQSSGEDMEISDDEMPGTPISSDCAKGIVVNSAVSPITPQSMPLPPPGFPPLPPPQPAYAMHLPPHLPAPPPMLPPMPPYPPGMMAMVPVELMSCLPQWGSVHMSFQMQTQMLSRMAQSQRAYPYPQFLGGTTTASTGAMQFGGPYQPLSMVGTPSGGHGQPWPLPTMPKFNPSVPPPGYEPKKEDPHKATVDGVLMVIVKELKAIMKRDLNRKMVEVVAFRAFDEWWERKERSAKATSTPVKTGEGKEDDKERVKPKEMLSSSLLETWGKGEGLGYEGMGLGIGLRGAIRLPSFKVKRKEPPDPVSTGESKRARPSTPVDDELEDEESERADAPSDGTRVDDASFTKRRHARPVELDSEGEEEEDEEEEETGREESSVSDREDEADVDVSERLSSSKEAEKDNDDDDEDGSQSESESSSSDSSDEGATSSSSSQSDSDSSESDSSSEYESSSDEREDEEEEEEKEKKAHEVAMDTEDEDKEVVPSSSSSSSSSPSSSSEDEEEAEMKAPSTPAAPVEEESEVVRLEAEEAVHAVTAAQDNLRRLSPKGIKAEESDIDLEVRKMEPHLEGVGTLRPPTPPHAEEEEIPRTPGRDVPAPSEADTPTIHLPLPPAHSVLPPPRLSSDEDIPRTPGRDLPHRLSKSQSSETAPATPTIPATPSTPSEAPPTGSSLSLSSPFPYPLPSTGIPPTPGRDLNFTPVFPDSPAALPLHRKSSSEKPLFKEPGSATSCSSSPLPVVPASCLDAATVPTNQHVPLIELSVPDDSASGKKKPGRPRKPAVVEPEDAQEPPEAMMLLPPDLPVKDLLPECEALPGVLRGADGSAALAQKEKEEKAEEKHEEIKQDIKEEVKQTVPFEEPLQKTRGQRRSWEELLLSMHLPVKSPPRRSFLPRSEFEEMTILYDIWNEGIDEEDVRYLKITYEKMLQQDNAHDWLNDTLWVPHPPTSSGSLPGGKKKRREDGMRDHVTGCARSEGYYKIDKKDKVKYLNSTRLQSDEPDKDMQGRMIPAQPHASTRAGSERRSEQRRLLSSFSCDSDLLKFNQLKFRKKKIRFCKSHIHDWGLFAMEPIAADEMVIEYVGQNIRQVIADMREKRYEEEGIGSSYMFRVDHDTIIDATKCGNFARFINHSCNPNCYAKVITVESQKKIVIYSRQPINVNEEITYDYKFPIEDEKIPCLCGAENCRGTLN
- the setd1ba gene encoding histone-lysine N-methyltransferase SETD1B-A isoform X2, whose amino-acid sequence is MSRPGERSRGDEDHGKRQSSSLANGGTENSSAEKRREHHWRSYKLIIDPALRKGSHKLYRYDGQHFNIPNPGIPPVDMVRDPRIGRLWTRYRETDLPVPKFKIDECYIGRVPPKEVTFARLNDNIREGFLTDMCQKYGEIEEVEILYNPKNKKHLGIAKVVFGSVKAAKDAVQNLHNTSVMGNIIHAELDPKGENRLRYVQRLINGSFTPLTVPVGDEEPCEVSPRSLAEVLLSSCEPLRRLSESGSTSTSTPLSMDTAYSSLRQDATPQSQTTPITPRPSGTPFSQDSAYSGRQATPTFQRSRRHETKFQDAYNRRPERHYVHGGYRGNAEKPNPPPEAPPPPVTPNFKPAFSPYQPPMPPVYPPAEPHFHQSDYRHPPPQAPPPTTPEFHPEPPPMPEEARPATPTSCPSPSPGTPTLEAERHSLDSRIEMLLKEKRTKLPFLSEGGDSDGEVRMEGSPISSSSSQLSPIPPSSAALRTARPPSTGLEDISPTPLPDSDDDEPIPGTASAMHHPQSTSPSNTHNVGGPHTPTDKVDTGNQSSGEDMEISDDEMPGTPISSDCAKGIVVNSAVSPITPQSMPLPPPGFPPLPPPQPAYAMHLPPHLPAPPPMLPPMPPYPPGMMAMVPVELMSCLPQWGSVHMSFQMQTQMLSRMAQSQRAYPYPQFLGGTTTASTGAMQFGGPYQPLSMVGTPSGGHGQPWPLPTMPKFNPSVPPPGYEPKKEDPHKATVDGVLMVIVKELKAIMKRDLNRKMVEVVAFRAFDEWWERKERSAKATSTPVKTGEGKEDDKERVKPKEMLSSSLLETWGKGEGLGYEGMGLGIGLRGAIRLPSFKVKRKEPPDPVSTGESKRARPSTPVDDELEDEESERADAPSDGTRVDDASFTKRRHARPVELDSEGEEEEDEEEEETGREESSVSDREDEADVDVSERLSSSKEAEKDNDDDDEDGSQSESESSSSDSSDEGATSSSSSQSDSDSSESDSSSEYESSSDEREDEEEEEEKEKKAHEVAMDTEDEDKEVVPSSSSSSSSSPSSSSEDEEEAEMKAPSTPAAPVEEESEVVRLEAEEAVHAVTAAQDNLRRLSPKGIKEESDIDLEVRKMEPHLEGVGTLRPPTPPHAEEEEIPRTPGRDVPAPSEADTPTIHLPLPPAHSVLPPPRLSSDEDIPRTPGRDLPHRLSKSQSSETAPATPTIPATPSTPSEAPPTGSSLSLSSPFPYPLPSTGIPPTPGRDLNFTPVFPDSPAALPLHRKSSSEKPLFKEPGSATSCSSSPLPVVPASCLDAATVPTNQHVPLIELSVPDDSASGKKKPGRPRKPAVVEPEDAQEPPEAMMLLPPDLPVKDLLPECEALPGVLRGADGSAALAQKEKEEKAEEKHEEIKQDIKEEVKQTVPFEEPLQKTRGQRRSWEELLLSMHLPVKSPPRRSFLPRSEFEEMTILYDIWNEGIDEEDVRYLKITYEKMLQQDNAHDWLNDTLWVPHPPTSSGSLPGGKKKRREDGMRDHVTGCARSEGYYKIDKKDKVKYLNSTRLQSDEPDKDMQGRMIPAQPHASTRAGSERRSEQRRLLSSFSCDSDLLKFNQLKFRKKKIRFCKSHIHDWGLFAMEPIAADEMVIEYVGQNIRQVIADMREKRYEEEGIGSSYMFRVDHDTIIDATKCGNFARFINHSCNPNCYAKVITVESQKKIVIYSRQPINVNEEITYDYKFPIEDEKIPCLCGAENCRGTLN